A single genomic interval of Streptomyces graminofaciens harbors:
- a CDS encoding response regulator transcription factor, with the protein MTARRSARVLVVEDETALAEALAEGLHQDGFAVETVEDGLLAWDRLLHGTYDLILLDLMLPGLGGLPLCARLRDTGVATPVLVLTARSAERDQLRAFDTGADDFLAKPFSYQVLLARVRALIRRTTKADARMLTAGDLVLDRGARSCRRDGTEIELTPREFALLELLMARAGQVVTRRSALDEVWDFALEEESKVLDVYIGYLRRKVDLPFSRHAVQTVRGVGYRLDAGGG; encoded by the coding sequence ATGACAGCTCGCCGGTCGGCCCGGGTTCTCGTCGTGGAGGACGAGACCGCGCTCGCCGAGGCTCTGGCCGAGGGCCTGCACCAGGACGGTTTCGCCGTGGAGACGGTGGAGGACGGCCTGCTCGCCTGGGACCGGCTGCTGCACGGTACCTATGATCTGATCCTCCTCGACCTGATGTTGCCGGGGCTGGGCGGCCTGCCGCTGTGCGCCCGGCTGCGTGACACGGGCGTGGCGACCCCCGTCCTGGTGCTGACCGCCCGCAGCGCCGAACGCGACCAGCTCCGCGCCTTCGACACGGGCGCCGACGACTTCCTGGCCAAGCCCTTCTCCTACCAGGTGCTGCTCGCCAGGGTGCGGGCGCTGATCCGCCGTACGACGAAGGCCGACGCCCGGATGCTCACAGCCGGTGACCTCGTACTCGACCGGGGCGCTCGCAGTTGCCGCCGTGACGGGACCGAAATCGAGCTGACCCCCCGGGAGTTCGCCCTTCTGGAATTGCTCATGGCTCGGGCAGGGCAGGTTGTCACCCGGCGATCGGCCCTGGACGAGGTGTGGGACTTCGCGCTGGAGGAGGAGTCGAAGGTGCTCGATGTCTACATCGGCTACCTGCGGCGGAAGGTCGACCTGCCGTTCTCTCGGCACGCGGTGCAGACCGTGCGCGGTGTCGGCTACCGGCTCGATGCCGGCGGCGGATAG
- a CDS encoding sensor histidine kinase, with product MRLTLLAVLVVGAGLVLASVVVLALVRNDLNGNARSAATERAQDTASQLTSGALPVLPGTNEDRPVLQIVDQHGTVLAASPELRGRGPLLPQRPTDHAVGSRLRRLPIGDGAPYWVVGVPAHLAGRPVAVYAAASLEPVGEGVDAALSAFLVASPVILVVAGGTAWLLVGRALRPVEAMRRQVAEITSSELDLRVPEPPGTDEIGRLARTMNAMLERLQQAGERQRQFVSDASHELRSPLAVLRTRTEVGLAHPAATEWPVFARDVHREVGRLDQLVEELLELSRSGNGSGAAPASSVDLDELLLTEVEAIRARGQVDVDLSGLSPVRVQGYPQQLRAVVRNLLDNAERHAHARIAVRLFPVGDVSGRGYGNVGRVEADPAAELVVADDGPGVDPTHREQVFDRFFRVQSARDRNSGGVGLGLAIVHDVVTSHGGRVWVADSQTGAEFHVRLPVIPPGALP from the coding sequence GTGCGCCTGACGCTGCTTGCCGTCTTGGTGGTCGGAGCCGGTCTGGTGCTCGCCTCGGTCGTCGTGCTCGCCCTCGTCAGGAACGACCTCAACGGCAATGCCCGCTCGGCGGCCACGGAGCGGGCACAGGACACGGCGTCCCAGCTGACGTCCGGTGCACTGCCGGTGCTGCCTGGCACCAACGAGGACCGTCCGGTCCTGCAGATCGTCGACCAGCACGGAACAGTGCTCGCCGCCAGCCCCGAACTGCGCGGCCGGGGCCCCCTGTTGCCGCAACGGCCGACGGATCATGCGGTCGGCAGCCGATTGCGCCGGCTGCCGATAGGTGACGGCGCTCCTTACTGGGTGGTCGGTGTCCCGGCCCACCTTGCCGGCCGCCCGGTGGCCGTCTATGCGGCTGCCTCACTCGAACCTGTCGGAGAAGGCGTGGACGCCGCGCTCTCCGCATTCCTTGTCGCGAGTCCGGTGATCCTGGTCGTCGCCGGAGGTACGGCCTGGCTGCTGGTCGGGCGGGCGCTGCGTCCGGTCGAGGCCATGCGCCGCCAGGTCGCGGAGATCACCTCCAGCGAACTGGACCTTCGCGTACCCGAGCCGCCCGGTACGGACGAAATCGGGCGGCTCGCAAGGACGATGAACGCCATGCTGGAGCGGCTGCAACAGGCAGGCGAGCGACAGCGCCAGTTCGTCAGCGACGCCTCGCACGAACTGCGCAGCCCGCTCGCGGTGCTGCGGACGCGTACGGAAGTAGGGCTGGCCCACCCGGCGGCCACCGAGTGGCCGGTCTTTGCCCGTGACGTGCACCGCGAGGTGGGGCGACTGGATCAACTCGTCGAGGAACTGCTGGAGTTGTCGCGGTCGGGCAACGGTAGCGGCGCTGCTCCCGCCTCGTCGGTGGACCTCGACGAGCTGTTGCTGACCGAGGTGGAGGCGATCCGTGCCCGCGGTCAAGTGGACGTCGACCTGTCAGGGCTGTCGCCGGTCCGCGTTCAGGGCTACCCGCAGCAGCTGCGGGCTGTTGTGCGCAACCTGCTCGACAACGCGGAACGGCACGCGCACGCCAGGATCGCCGTACGTCTGTTCCCCGTCGGGGATGTGAGTGGGCGCGGGTACGGGAACGTCGGCCGAGTCGAGGCGGACCCGGCTGCCGAGCTGGTCGTGGCCGACGATGGTCCGGGGGTCGACCCCACCCACCGCGAGCAGGTCTTCGACCGGTTCTTCCGCGTCCAGTCCGCCCGCGACCGGAACTCCGGCGGCGTCGGGTTGGGCCTTGCGATCGTCCACGACGTGGTCACCTCTCACGGCGGCCGCGTGTGGGTCGCCGATTCTCAGACCGGCGCCGAGTTCCACGTGCGGCTGCCCGTGATTCCTCCAGGGGCGTTGCCGTGA